The sequence CTTGTCGACCAGGGTGTGAGCCCGGATCGCCCCGTTGTTGGTGTCGACGGCGTTGTAGATGTTGTCCAGCGCCAGCGGTAGCAGGTCTATTAGCTCCGCCAGGTCGCGCTGCTTATCCACGAGGGTGGTTACGGCAGTGTCGCCGTTGAGGATGCTCTGCTTGAGGTTGTCACGGTTGGCTTGCAGCAGGGCGGTCGCCTGCGTGATGATCTCGTTGAACTTACGCCCAGTGCGTCCCGCCCCGAAGTCCTCGTCGGCGAGCATCTGACTCAATTGGCGGGTGGTGGAACCGAATTGACGCAGCCTCGCGTCATTGCGGGCCGCCGCGTCCATCAGCGAGCTAAGATTGACGATGATCGAGGTCAACTGATCACCGGTCGCCTCGCCGCGGTCGGAGCTCAGTCGCAACGCCCGAGACAATTCGCTCAGGGCCGACTTGATCTTCGCGCCGTTGCCGCCGGCGATGTCGGCGGCGGCGTTGATCACGTCGGCTACCGGCCCGTTGCCGTTGCCGTCGCCGCTGAGCGACTTCGAAACCCTGTCGAGCATGTCAAGCACACGATCGAATGCCACTGGTGTCCGGGTGCGGTTCAGCCCGATAGTGGTGTGGTCGGCCAACACCGGACCGCCGGTATAGGCTGGCGTCAGTTCGACTTGCCGAGCGGTGAGGATCGAGGTGTTGATGGTCACCGCGTGCACGTTGGCTGGGATCTTTACGTTGCGGTCGACGGTGAACTCGGCCTCGACGTACCCGCCCTTCGGGGTGATCTTGGTGACCTTGCCCACCGGCATTCCGAGCACCGCAACCACATTGTCCTCGTAGAGGCCTGCGGCGCTGCCGAATTGGGCGGTGACGGTGATGTGTCCGCCGAACGGGTTGAGGTAGTAGGCGGCCACGGCAGTGACGAGCAGTACTCCTGCGGTCAGCGCACTCACCAGCGCGGCGACACGGCGGCGGCTGCGGGTGGCGGTCGGCGGGGCGCTCATTTGCAGTCCTTGAAGTACTCGATCATGCCGAACTGCTTGGCGCGGCCACTGATCGCGCACATCCACGAGTCGATCGCCATCCCGTTAACTAGGTAGGTTTCGAAAGCCGGTCCGTAGCCGGTGGCATTGGTCAGACCCCGCAATGGCGGCGGTGCGGCCTGCAGCAGGCTGCGCAGCAGGTCGTCATGCTGGCCGAGCATGTCGGATAGCGCACGCAGGTTGGCCAGCATGTCGTCGAGCATCGTCCGGTCGCTGACCACGATGTTGTTCAGTTGACCCACCAGACTGGTCAGCGCAGCCAGCATGGCGTGGAAGGTGTGCTGTCGCGCTACCAGTTCCCCGAGGAAATCCTGGCCCTGATCGACCAGGTTGCCCAGGTTCGTCTGCTGGTTGTGCAAGGTGTTGGCCACCCGCTGGGTGCTGGCGAGCAGGGTGCCGAGCTGATCACGCCGGTCGGCGGTGATCTTCGACAGCGTGTGCAGATTGGCCATCGCCTGTGGAACCACCGGGGGCAGCCCGCTCAGCTGTTGGCCGAGCACGGCCAGGGACTGGCCGAACTGGTCGGAGTCGACCTGGTCGAATGTGGTGGTGGCGTCCTCTAGCAGCGACTCCAGCGAATAGGGCACCTCGGTGTGGGCGAGCGGGATCCGTTTGTCGGGCAGCGAACCCGGGCCGTCGGGTTCCAGTCGCAGGTAGCGCGACCCGAGGATCGTCATCACCTGGATTTTGGCCCCGGTGTCTTTGCCCAGCGGAATGTTGTTGCGCACGGTAAAACCGGCCTCGACGTGATCGCCGGCGAGCCGCATGCTCGTTACCCGGCCCACCTCGATGCCCGCGATCACGATGGGATTGCCCGGCGCCAGCGCCGCGGCCTGGGCGAACTCCGCGGTGTAGCGGGTGTAGCCGAAGCCGGCCAGCTTGACCAGCAGCGCCGCGGCGACGACGACCGCGACAACCGCCAATGCCGCGAACCCCAGCCAGGTGGTGTTGTAGGACTCCAGTGTCCGGGAGCGCCACCTGCGGAGCGACTGATTATCCATTGACGGTGTTCCTGCATCTCGGGGTGTGCCAGGCCAGGTTCTTCATGGTGATGGGCGTGGCGTTGCCGGGCGTGGCGGCGTTGACGATGATCGTGGTGATGTCGTTGAGGCCGGGAAAGAACCCGGTGATGTTCAGGTCGCAGACATACGTGGAGCCGTAGGCGCCGTCCCCGAGTACCCGACCCAGGCCTTTGAGCAGCAGTGGCAGGTTGTCGCCGGTGAAAGCCAGCTGCGGCTCGATTCCGGCCATGTGCTTGGAGAACCCGGGTTCCCGGTTGATCATCTCATCCAGGGAGGGGAAGACCTCGTCGGCGATCGTCGACAGCTGCCGGGTCACCTGGGCCAGGGAGCCGACCGAGGACTGCAATGCCGGGCGACGCGAGTCTAGGTCGGCGACCGCTCGCCGGGCCTGCGTCAGCGCGTGGTCCAACTGATCGTTCTGCCCGGCGATGGTGCCGGTAAGCCGGTTCAGGCTGGTGATGAGGTCGCCGAGCACCTCGTCGCGCCCGGCCAGCGTCGCGGTGAGCGTCGACGACTGATCCACCAGTGCGGTGATAGACGCCTGGTCGCCTTGCAGCGACTCCAGCACACCCCGGGTCAGATC is a genomic window of Mycolicibacter heraklionensis containing:
- a CDS encoding MCE family protein; translated protein: MSAPPTATRSRRRVAALVSALTAGVLLVTAVAAYYLNPFGGHITVTAQFGSAAGLYEDNVVAVLGMPVGKVTKITPKGGYVEAEFTVDRNVKIPANVHAVTINTSILTARQVELTPAYTGGPVLADHTTIGLNRTRTPVAFDRVLDMLDRVSKSLSGDGNGNGPVADVINAAADIAGGNGAKIKSALSELSRALRLSSDRGEATGDQLTSIIVNLSSLMDAAARNDARLRQFGSTTRQLSQMLADEDFGAGRTGRKFNEIITQATALLQANRDNLKQSILNGDTAVTTLVDKQRDLAELIDLLPLALDNIYNAVDTNNGAIRAHTLVDKSLVDSQSTKELCNMMHLRQLGCGTGTLADYGPDFGLTYVLDGLSMMGQ
- a CDS encoding MCE family protein — translated: MDNQSLRRWRSRTLESYNTTWLGFAALAVVAVVVAAALLVKLAGFGYTRYTAEFAQAAALAPGNPIVIAGIEVGRVTSMRLAGDHVEAGFTVRNNIPLGKDTGAKIQVMTILGSRYLRLEPDGPGSLPDKRIPLAHTEVPYSLESLLEDATTTFDQVDSDQFGQSLAVLGQQLSGLPPVVPQAMANLHTLSKITADRRDQLGTLLASTQRVANTLHNQQTNLGNLVDQGQDFLGELVARQHTFHAMLAALTSLVGQLNNIVVSDRTMLDDMLANLRALSDMLGQHDDLLRSLLQAAPPPLRGLTNATGYGPAFETYLVNGMAIDSWMCAISGRAKQFGMIEYFKDCK
- a CDS encoding MlaD family protein, with translation MRFRGPLIGLSIFMVVSMVLTWLVYATLRRDVSGATTPYAAVFTDVYGLREGDDVRMAGVRVGRVDEVALEGKLAKVSFIVQSNQKLYANTVASVTYQNIIGQRYLGLSLGKDGEYTGGDERVLPRGGVIGVDHTEPSFDVGALLNGFKPLMSLLDPKQADDLTRGVLESLQGDQASITALVDQSSTLTATLAGRDEVLGDLITSLNRLTGTIAGQNDQLDHALTQARRAVADLDSRRPALQSSVGSLAQVTRQLSTIADEVFPSLDEMINREPGFSKHMAGIEPQLAFTGDNLPLLLKGLGRVLGDGAYGSTYVCDLNITGFFPGLNDITTIIVNAATPGNATPITMKNLAWHTPRCRNTVNG